The Exiguobacterium acetylicum genome includes a window with the following:
- a CDS encoding DUF2268 domain-containing protein, producing the protein MNIVFLYEPYKKYLQASLKNNDPEVDKKNYAKYVLSYIDKIGEKEQFATADLKGSLMLQSTVYEQELLDKIENLMKQQDNIKKIIKKNYIASHKILPKKKSTIIVAPINPESSLDIQPMKGVTGAAYKDAFILYLDPNYDQDVLAYTTAHEYHHLVLMDTPDFSLNTTLNSVIVEGKADAFADRIVKGVFIPWNVEMDEATKKHVVHLVNSYEVSQLDFILGNEQKEIPRWSNYMLGRDILNHYLESHPDKSIADWTYTDQTDILKGYKYQKILEQ; encoded by the coding sequence TTGAACATTGTTTTTCTCTATGAACCATACAAAAAATATCTACAAGCGTCCTTAAAAAACAATGATCCTGAAGTAGATAAAAAGAATTATGCGAAGTATGTCTTAAGCTATATCGACAAAATCGGGGAAAAGGAGCAGTTCGCGACCGCCGACTTAAAAGGTTCTCTGATGTTGCAATCAACCGTATACGAACAAGAGCTACTCGATAAAATCGAGAACTTGATGAAACAACAGGATAACATTAAAAAAATCATCAAGAAAAATTACATCGCTTCACATAAAATCCTTCCCAAAAAGAAAAGTACCATTATTGTCGCCCCCATCAATCCTGAATCCTCCCTCGATATCCAGCCGATGAAAGGTGTTACAGGAGCAGCCTATAAAGATGCTTTCATTCTCTACCTGGATCCAAACTACGATCAAGACGTCTTAGCATATACGACGGCACATGAATATCATCACTTAGTCCTCATGGATACACCCGATTTTAGTTTAAATACGACTCTTAATTCCGTCATCGTCGAAGGAAAGGCAGATGCCTTTGCCGACCGAATCGTCAAAGGCGTTTTCATTCCTTGGAATGTCGAGATGGATGAAGCGACAAAGAAACATGTCGTGCATCTCGTCAACAGCTATGAAGTATCGCAACTCGATTTCATCCTAGGTAACGAACAAAAAGAGATTCCTCGCTGGAGTAACTATATGTTAGGACGTGATATCCTCAATCATTATCTTGAGTCGCATCCCGACAAGTCCATCGCTGACTGGACCTATACGGATCAAACAGATATCTTAAAAGGATACAAGTATCAAAAGATTCTTGAACAATGA
- a CDS encoding HAMP domain-containing sensor histidine kinase produces the protein MKRFIRSISGRFFIILFGLLLLPLLLPFVMTIWFQFQEIDQDLSDQLRKRTDQIERLMQDQNLSFAEASQYMDQSLIQTTQLNQLPSLSSSERDQLEQDGEITIDGTWIEPAQYIRQTETGYLVSTPIAGQRILDGLRTSAGIGIVITIGVAFILTWLAVTLVTRRIRRISEAAIEVTNGNYDVSITEGGNDEVALLVENFNHMTEALRRNDHLAKDLVASISHELKTPIASIQGFSRLLQTEENPDKRQQYLSIMEQESTRLSRLTSNLVRLSRLDHQTIIERKRYRLDEQLRTCLLLLERQWTEKSLRLELDLPKVFVEWEEELMQHVWLNLLENAIRFSPESGVLEMTLHEGKQIRVTIRDEGSGIAEQDLPYVFDRFYQGEQSRANEGHGLGLSIVKRIIDLHDGELTIENHPDQGAIVTVVLNVHETRE, from the coding sequence ATGAAACGATTCATTCGATCGATCTCTGGTCGTTTTTTCATCATCCTATTCGGTTTGTTATTACTACCCCTTCTTTTACCATTCGTCATGACGATCTGGTTCCAGTTTCAAGAAATCGATCAAGACTTGAGCGATCAATTGCGAAAACGAACAGACCAGATCGAACGCTTGATGCAAGACCAAAACCTGTCATTCGCTGAAGCCAGTCAGTATATGGATCAATCTTTGATACAGACGACACAGCTCAATCAATTGCCATCATTATCGTCATCAGAACGCGACCAGCTCGAGCAAGATGGTGAAATCACGATCGACGGAACATGGATCGAACCTGCGCAATACATCCGTCAGACGGAGACAGGATATCTCGTCTCGACACCTATCGCCGGGCAACGAATCCTTGACGGATTACGAACGTCAGCTGGGATCGGCATCGTAATCACGATCGGCGTTGCTTTCATCCTGACATGGCTCGCCGTCACGCTCGTGACACGACGGATTCGTCGCATTAGTGAGGCGGCGATCGAAGTGACGAACGGGAACTATGATGTCTCGATTACGGAAGGCGGGAACGATGAGGTCGCACTACTCGTTGAAAACTTTAACCACATGACCGAAGCGTTACGGCGAAACGACCATCTCGCGAAGGATCTCGTCGCCTCGATTTCGCATGAGCTGAAGACACCGATTGCTTCGATTCAAGGATTTTCTAGGTTATTACAGACAGAAGAAAACCCGGATAAACGGCAGCAGTACTTGTCGATCATGGAACAAGAAAGTACCCGTCTATCACGTTTGACGTCAAATCTCGTCCGTTTGTCACGGCTTGATCATCAGACAATCATCGAACGAAAGCGATATCGGCTCGATGAACAACTTCGGACGTGTCTTTTGTTACTGGAACGACAGTGGACCGAGAAGTCACTTCGACTGGAGCTTGATTTACCGAAAGTGTTCGTTGAGTGGGAAGAGGAACTGATGCAGCATGTCTGGCTGAATCTGCTCGAAAACGCGATTCGTTTTTCGCCGGAATCGGGAGTGTTAGAAATGACATTACATGAAGGAAAGCAGATTCGTGTCACGATTCGCGACGAAGGATCAGGAATCGCAGAACAGGACTTACCATATGTTTTTGATCGCTTCTATCAAGGAGAACAGTCACGAGCGAATGAAGGACATGGTCTTGGCTTATCAATCGTTAAACGGATCATCGATTTACATGACGGTGAGTTGACGATTGAGAATCATCCAGATCAAGGAGCAATCGTGACCGTTGTGTTGAATGTGCACGAGACGCGTGAATGA
- a CDS encoding response regulator transcription factor: MVTILIAEDDRNVRLLLGETLRSAGFTVIEARDGKVALDELDQQHIDLIVTDVMMPHVSGIELVQLLRESGYEQPVLMLTVLDSFQDKEAGFTTGADDYMVKPVDLDELLLRIRALLRRSKIVATQELIIGSLQLRITDATVVTPRGEMPLPQKEFQLLYRLLAHPKQIFTRQQLMDEIWGYDAESDSRTVDVHIKRLRDKFSDYDDFAIETVWGLGYKGVIK, encoded by the coding sequence ATGGTAACGATTTTAATTGCCGAAGATGACCGGAATGTCCGTCTGTTACTAGGCGAGACACTCCGGTCCGCCGGCTTTACGGTGATTGAAGCGAGAGACGGGAAAGTCGCACTCGACGAGCTCGATCAGCAACACATTGATCTCATCGTGACGGATGTGATGATGCCGCACGTCTCAGGGATCGAACTGGTTCAGCTCTTGCGTGAATCGGGGTACGAACAACCTGTCTTGATGTTGACGGTGCTGGATTCCTTTCAAGATAAAGAAGCTGGTTTTACGACGGGTGCCGATGATTATATGGTCAAACCAGTTGATTTAGATGAACTCTTACTAAGAATCCGAGCGTTGCTACGTCGGTCAAAGATCGTAGCGACGCAAGAATTAATCATTGGTTCCCTGCAATTACGGATAACGGACGCAACGGTCGTGACGCCTCGTGGGGAGATGCCGTTACCACAGAAAGAATTTCAACTGCTCTACCGCTTGTTAGCACATCCGAAGCAAATTTTTACACGCCAACAGTTGATGGACGAGATTTGGGGATATGATGCCGAGAGCGACAGTCGGACGGTCGATGTTCACATCAAACGGTTGCGTGACAAGTTCAGTGACTATGATGATTTTGCGATTGAGACGGTCTGGGGACTCGGTTATAAAGGAGTGATCAAATGA
- a CDS encoding ABC transporter permease, which yields MIRETLRMAWSNIWHHKMRSFLTTLGVIIGVASIIALISIVNGATASINAEVASFGANKLTVQTTETPLKEGLSPAQLEELNTIKGTRGVSPTVSTVRDVRVENHTLDQVTIEGRNHIYYRESEDVPQGRGIVISDVEQQTHVAVVSPSVARTLYPGQVAIGETIQLDGLDYRIVGVSDADGDQIVIPYTTALRTLGVTAVKQVDVFKTDAADVATVKRDVSAKLYQFYNGRDDTYDIVSLDEALDSIDQINTMLSLLLTGIASISLIVGGIGIMNMMLVSVTERTTEIGLRKALGAKPRTIRLQFLLESILLSLMGGVIGILVGALLAFGVSLMISTPFTLSVGTILLAAGFSIGVGVLFGYMPARKASRLNPIEALRNV from the coding sequence ATGATTCGTGAAACGTTACGGATGGCATGGTCGAATATCTGGCACCATAAGATGCGGTCGTTCTTGACGACGCTCGGTGTCATCATCGGTGTCGCTTCGATCATCGCCTTGATTTCGATCGTCAACGGGGCGACGGCCTCGATCAATGCGGAAGTCGCGTCGTTCGGTGCCAATAAATTGACGGTCCAGACGACAGAGACGCCGTTGAAAGAAGGATTATCACCTGCTCAACTGGAAGAGTTAAACACGATTAAAGGGACACGTGGCGTTTCGCCGACCGTTTCGACGGTTCGTGACGTCCGTGTCGAAAATCATACGCTCGATCAGGTGACGATCGAAGGGCGAAACCATATCTATTACCGGGAATCAGAAGACGTTCCACAAGGACGCGGCATCGTCATCAGTGATGTTGAACAACAGACGCATGTCGCTGTCGTCAGCCCGTCAGTCGCCCGGACACTCTACCCGGGGCAGGTCGCGATCGGTGAAACGATCCAGCTCGATGGACTCGATTACCGGATTGTCGGTGTCAGTGACGCGGATGGCGATCAAATCGTTATTCCCTATACGACGGCGCTGCGGACGCTAGGTGTGACAGCTGTCAAACAAGTCGATGTCTTCAAGACGGACGCAGCAGACGTCGCGACCGTCAAACGGGATGTTTCGGCCAAGCTGTACCAGTTCTATAATGGACGCGACGATACGTACGACATCGTCAGCTTGGATGAAGCACTCGATTCGATTGACCAAATCAATACGATGCTTTCACTCCTGTTGACAGGCATTGCATCGATTTCCTTGATCGTCGGCGGGATTGGAATCATGAACATGATGCTTGTTTCAGTCACGGAACGGACGACGGAAATCGGCTTACGAAAAGCGCTCGGTGCGAAACCGCGTACGATTCGTCTTCAGTTCCTCTTGGAGTCGATCTTACTCTCCTTGATGGGCGGAGTGATCGGAATTCTTGTCGGTGCTCTGCTCGCCTTCGGTGTCAGTTTGATGATCAGCACACCGTTCACACTCTCCGTCGGAACGATTCTTCTTGCCGCTGGATTCTCAATCGGTGTCGGTGTCTTGTTCGGTTACATGCCAGCCCGCAAGGCATCCCGCCTGAATCCGATTGAAGCTTTACGAAACGTGTAA
- a CDS encoding ABC transporter ATP-binding protein: MPVVDLHEIQKAYGEGINRHIVLDRVSLTIDAGEYVTILGPSGSGKSTLMNIIGCLDVASSGIYRLQEQLVHDLSEDQLATIRNEEIGFIFQQFQLLPRMSVLQNVELPLIYAGVSRKERRTRSLELLERVGLTDKADALPSQLSGGQQQRVAIARALVTRPTILLADEPTGALDQKTGKQIMELFESLSAEGKTIIMITHDVNIARQARRIIQIEDGQVTEVTT, translated from the coding sequence ATGCCGGTCGTTGACTTGCATGAAATTCAAAAAGCATATGGTGAAGGAATCAATCGTCACATCGTCCTCGATCGTGTGTCGCTGACGATCGATGCTGGTGAATACGTGACGATCCTCGGACCATCGGGGTCAGGAAAATCAACGTTGATGAATATCATCGGATGCCTCGATGTCGCTTCAAGTGGTATCTATCGCTTGCAGGAGCAGCTCGTCCACGATCTATCCGAAGATCAGCTAGCGACGATTCGCAATGAAGAGATTGGGTTCATCTTTCAACAATTTCAGTTGCTCCCGCGTATGAGTGTCTTGCAAAACGTTGAATTGCCATTGATTTATGCTGGTGTCTCTCGCAAAGAACGTCGTACGCGCTCGCTTGAACTATTGGAACGTGTCGGGTTAACTGATAAGGCTGATGCCTTACCGAGTCAACTATCCGGTGGTCAACAGCAACGGGTTGCAATTGCCCGAGCGCTCGTGACTCGTCCGACGATCTTACTCGCTGATGAACCGACCGGAGCGCTTGATCAAAAGACAGGGAAACAAATCATGGAGTTATTCGAGAGCCTCTCGGCAGAAGGGAAGACGATCATCATGATCACGCATGATGTCAACATTGCAAGGCAAGCCCGCCGAATCATCCAGATTGAGGACGGTCAGGTGACGGAGGTGACGACATGA
- a CDS encoding efflux RND transporter periplasmic adaptor subunit encodes MKRTRKKWLWISGGVILVLLLIGSTVFLGRGEAQGTKEVVESKTLQTFFYFSGTLEAKDRQTVTSNRDVRVTDVRFEEGDTVKSGQTIVSVEGGEDFKASRSGQLVRLDVTEGEAYAPNTVLFVVADNKELIARLKIDERDIERVQVGDTMDLKTDASETTINGKIESISPEAVTENGSTYFNAKVAVPNSSNWLSGMTVEGRLPYQLAKDVPVLSLDVISYSKSDRPYVNVKKDGETTRQYIETGVTDGQDIEIKDGLSAGDEVFLPSEDGGSGLIPTPPGGAS; translated from the coding sequence ATGAAACGAACACGTAAGAAATGGTTATGGATCAGTGGAGGAGTCATACTGGTCCTTCTGTTAATCGGATCAACTGTCTTTTTAGGACGAGGAGAGGCGCAAGGGACGAAGGAAGTCGTCGAATCGAAGACATTACAAACATTCTTCTACTTCTCAGGAACGCTTGAAGCAAAAGATCGACAGACAGTCACTAGCAACCGTGATGTCCGTGTCACTGACGTGCGATTTGAAGAAGGCGATACCGTCAAGTCGGGTCAGACGATCGTGAGCGTCGAAGGAGGAGAAGATTTCAAGGCATCACGCTCCGGACAACTCGTCCGTCTTGATGTCACGGAAGGCGAAGCGTATGCACCAAACACTGTCTTGTTCGTCGTTGCAGACAACAAAGAGTTGATTGCCCGCCTCAAAATTGATGAACGAGATATCGAGCGTGTGCAAGTCGGCGATACGATGGATCTAAAGACCGATGCATCCGAAACAACCATCAACGGAAAGATTGAATCGATTAGTCCGGAAGCTGTGACTGAAAATGGCAGTACGTACTTCAATGCGAAGGTCGCAGTACCGAACTCGTCAAACTGGTTATCCGGTATGACGGTCGAGGGACGCTTACCGTATCAGCTCGCTAAGGATGTTCCGGTCTTATCACTCGATGTCATCTCCTATTCGAAATCGGATCGTCCGTATGTGAATGTGAAAAAAGACGGGGAAACGACACGTCAATACATCGAGACAGGTGTGACAGACGGGCAGGATATTGAAATCAAGGACGGATTGTCCGCTGGGGACGAAGTCTTCCTGCCAAGTGAAGACGGCGGTTCTGGTCTGATACCAACCCCACCAGGAGGTGCATCCTGA
- a CDS encoding ABC transporter ATP-binding protein, whose protein sequence is MDITFQDISHSFERSGVRTDVLHQLNGQFSQAEVTALVGPSGSGKSTFLSLLGSLDRPTSGQILYDGQDITSWKNKRLSQFRSQEIGFIFQQFHLLPALTVAENLKVALLKQKTSFNQEERILELLERVGLDDKRNALPAQLSGGQQQRVAIARALLHHPQWILADEPTGNLDSVTGDAIFELLLELHREAKCGVLFVTHDLELAKRADRILFMQDGRIVEDRRKRTVQSV, encoded by the coding sequence ATGGATATTACCTTTCAAGATATTTCGCACTCGTTCGAGCGAAGTGGTGTTCGGACAGATGTCTTGCATCAACTAAACGGGCAATTTTCACAAGCTGAGGTGACAGCACTCGTCGGTCCTTCTGGATCCGGAAAATCAACGTTCCTCAGTCTTCTGGGTTCACTCGATCGTCCGACGTCAGGTCAGATCCTCTATGACGGGCAGGATATCACGTCCTGGAAGAACAAGCGCTTATCGCAGTTCCGCTCGCAGGAGATCGGCTTCATCTTCCAGCAGTTTCACCTGTTACCCGCACTGACGGTCGCAGAGAACTTAAAAGTCGCCTTATTAAAACAAAAGACGTCGTTTAATCAAGAGGAGCGAATCCTCGAGTTGCTCGAACGGGTCGGACTCGACGACAAACGAAATGCTTTACCGGCTCAGCTATCCGGTGGTCAACAGCAACGAGTCGCAATCGCCCGTGCTCTGTTGCATCACCCGCAATGGATTCTTGCAGATGAGCCGACCGGTAATCTTGATTCCGTGACTGGCGACGCGATTTTCGAGTTGTTACTAGAGCTGCATCGTGAAGCCAAGTGTGGTGTCTTGTTTGTCACGCACGATTTGGAACTCGCCAAACGCGCTGACCGAATTCTCTTCATGCAGGATGGGCGGATTGTTGAAGATCGTCGGAAGCGGACGGTGCAGAGTGTCTAA
- a CDS encoding ABC transporter permease, which translates to MLVAIDPEAEAELVGLDRSIIPSKGNSRYFTENDKAIEKADPNTIPILLNPNSFNQGTFQYSIERLDVPFDTQKQQNTFYSKIPNDFTPAFEMLNKIPGKTIKKFTISSKDVEQKFFSTLTNTPTKNTQSSRLDDATISDYLQLEITTGPLTYRPEKSPYTARWSNAYQVESQKIQVTNPFLKDTNALPKTGYRSTHSLEKKIKDTMGSGNDIYYSPGFSMNVIGLYDPNKIRVSKDPLNELPMETYRPSSADLVLDANGKPINPAKSINTSGDPVGLLTNSPNILTTLDSAQQHRGNKSISSIRLKIKGGETLSEESDQLLQQIKANIEKDTGLVATITKGSSPQPVVTKVVDDGKTLGWIEQPWIHIGAAMTIFRETSVGFSGVIFAMLAVAIVYVLATSYVSMLARRKEFAVLLALGWRTKDLYKIVLIEAANLAVFVSTIALIVEGSFSYVRNEAMNGWSLLWIALFSLVIYLAGATWSAWTIRRISPYEAIKTGEYAKAARVGLKLRSTMTLALKELIGKWKRNSLSVLSIALPTALLTFFLFVTFHLQGVLYTSWLGQFVALQVGPMHYVTMGVAITIAILTTGEIMWQNVTDRRASLAVLKALGWTNGAIRQLIVLEGFFVGLISGIVGLIVAYTTIYVLYDLVPWNEPLLIGVSLALPILFGVIAAFIPAQLAARVQPYQELKDAG; encoded by the coding sequence TTGCTTGTAGCAATTGATCCTGAAGCTGAAGCCGAGTTAGTGGGTCTTGATCGTAGCATCATTCCTTCAAAAGGAAATAGTCGCTATTTTACTGAAAATGATAAAGCTATCGAAAAAGCAGATCCAAATACGATTCCCATTCTATTAAATCCAAATTCATTCAATCAAGGGACTTTTCAGTATTCAATCGAACGACTAGATGTTCCATTCGATACACAAAAACAACAAAATACATTTTATTCAAAGATTCCAAACGATTTTACACCTGCGTTTGAGATGCTGAATAAGATTCCAGGTAAAACGATCAAAAAATTTACGATTTCTTCAAAAGATGTTGAGCAAAAATTTTTTAGCACTTTAACGAATACACCAACAAAAAATACTCAATCATCACGATTAGATGATGCAACGATTTCTGATTACTTACAACTCGAGATCACAACTGGACCGCTTACATATCGCCCCGAAAAAAGTCCCTATACCGCGCGTTGGTCAAATGCCTATCAAGTTGAGAGTCAGAAAATTCAAGTCACGAATCCATTTTTAAAGGATACGAACGCTTTACCTAAAACCGGATATCGTTCGACACATTCGTTAGAAAAAAAAATTAAGGATACTATGGGTAGCGGGAATGATATTTATTATTCTCCCGGCTTTTCGATGAATGTCATCGGACTTTATGACCCTAACAAAATTCGTGTTTCAAAAGATCCACTTAATGAGTTACCGATGGAGACATATCGTCCTTCTTCTGCAGATCTGGTCTTAGATGCAAACGGAAAACCAATCAATCCAGCTAAATCTATTAATACCTCGGGTGATCCGGTCGGATTACTTACTAACTCACCGAATATACTGACGACTTTAGACAGTGCACAGCAACATCGAGGCAACAAATCGATTTCGTCGATTCGCCTAAAAATTAAAGGTGGCGAAACACTCAGCGAAGAATCAGATCAACTCTTACAACAAATCAAAGCAAACATTGAGAAAGATACCGGTCTCGTCGCTACGATTACGAAAGGTTCCTCTCCTCAACCCGTCGTCACGAAGGTCGTCGATGACGGCAAGACGCTCGGTTGGATCGAACAACCGTGGATTCATATCGGTGCTGCGATGACGATCTTCCGCGAGACGAGCGTCGGTTTCTCAGGCGTCATCTTCGCGATGCTCGCCGTCGCCATCGTCTATGTTCTTGCGACGAGTTACGTTTCGATGCTCGCCCGTCGCAAAGAGTTTGCTGTTTTGCTCGCACTCGGTTGGCGGACGAAGGATCTCTACAAAATTGTCTTGATCGAAGCGGCGAACCTCGCCGTATTCGTCTCAACAATCGCCTTAATCGTCGAAGGAAGTTTCTCATATGTCCGTAATGAAGCGATGAACGGCTGGAGTCTTCTCTGGATCGCGCTATTTAGTCTCGTCATTTACCTCGCTGGTGCGACCTGGTCAGCGTGGACGATTCGCCGCATCTCACCGTACGAGGCGATCAAGACGGGTGAATACGCGAAAGCGGCTCGTGTCGGACTGAAGCTCCGCTCGACGATGACATTGGCGCTAAAAGAGCTAATTGGGAAATGGAAACGAAACAGTTTATCCGTTCTCTCGATTGCACTCCCAACGGCACTGTTGACCTTCTTCCTGTTCGTCACGTTCCACTTACAAGGTGTTCTTTATACATCGTGGCTTGGTCAATTCGTTGCCCTCCAAGTCGGTCCGATGCATTACGTGACGATGGGTGTCGCAATCACGATCGCCATTTTGACGACTGGAGAGATCATGTGGCAAAACGTCACCGATCGTCGCGCGTCACTCGCCGTCTTAAAAGCGCTCGGCTGGACGAACGGAGCGATTCGACAATTGATCGTCCTCGAAGGTTTCTTCGTCGGTCTGATTTCCGGCATTGTCGGACTGATTGTCGCTTATACAACGATTTACGTCCTATACGATCTTGTTCCGTGGAATGAACCGTTGCTGATTGGCGTATCGCTCGCTTTACCGATTCTATTCGGTGTCATCGCAGCGTTCATCCCAGCGCAACTGGCAGCGCGTGTTCAACCGTATCAAGAACTAAAGGATGCAGGATAA
- a CDS encoding LlsX family protein has protein sequence MKTRLLRIATEIIVGILVSTVLFSFVIYFGYTEASARNSAITIFGLEIFNFENGTETPNSNNMMILGSVCSLLFVIIGEFLFGLKKNVFNRAT, from the coding sequence ATGAAAACGAGGTTATTAAGAATCGCTACAGAGATTATTGTCGGTATATTAGTTTCTACAGTACTATTTTCTTTCGTTATCTATTTCGGATATACAGAAGCCTCCGCACGCAATAGTGCAATAACTATCTTCGGATTAGAAATCTTTAATTTTGAGAATGGTACAGAAACACCTAATTCGAATAATATGATGATTCTTGGAAGTGTGTGTTCTCTTCTATTTGTCATTATCGGAGAGTTTTTGTTCGGACTAAAGAAAAATGTCTTTAACAGAGCAACTTAA
- a CDS encoding NUDIX hydrolase produces MLSTSIYSLSAGAVVLNEQNEILLIQGPDRGWEFPGGIVEPGESAADGIIREVKEESGIEIKIVKFCGIYQNLEANVCATCWLAKAIGGQPQTSSESLAVGFFPLEEVLRRVTWSNFSERILHILDEQSHPFFVAFTP; encoded by the coding sequence ATGTTATCGACATCGATTTATTCGTTATCGGCAGGAGCAGTCGTCTTGAATGAGCAAAACGAAATTCTTTTGATCCAAGGACCGGATCGTGGCTGGGAGTTTCCCGGTGGCATCGTCGAGCCGGGTGAAAGTGCAGCTGACGGCATCATTCGCGAAGTCAAAGAAGAATCCGGAATTGAGATTAAAATCGTGAAGTTTTGCGGCATCTATCAAAACCTCGAGGCGAATGTCTGTGCGACCTGTTGGCTCGCAAAAGCAATTGGTGGTCAACCGCAGACAAGTAGCGAAAGTTTAGCAGTCGGTTTTTTCCCGCTCGAAGAAGTGTTACGACGCGTAACGTGGTCGAACTTCAGCGAACGAATCTTACATATCTTAGATGAGCAGTCTCATCCATTTTTCGTGGCTTTCACCCCATAA